The following proteins come from a genomic window of Miscanthus floridulus cultivar M001 chromosome 2, ASM1932011v1, whole genome shotgun sequence:
- the LOC136538730 gene encoding uncharacterized protein, producing the protein MDSNAAVLPTHTTTTTPPPSENQADELRHRRRRRRRCACVCLLVSLGAALLLGITLLVLFLTVLRVRDPTTRLVSSRVIGFAPGPGPDFQFNLTMLLTVGVHNPNPASFSYASGAAQLWYRGVLVGVAGVDPGRIPSKGDGTMELVMTVLSSSFGAELPQLVKDMEAGAVPLDASARVPGKVAIFSVLKLRAVAYSDCHVIFGVPEMKVRSQVCHDHAKL; encoded by the coding sequence ATGGACTCCAATGCCGCCGTGCTCCCCACGCACACCacgacgaccacgccgccgccCTCCGAGAACCAAGCCGACGAGCTCCgccaccggcgccgccgccgccgccgctgcgcctGCGTCTGCCTCCTCGTCTCCCTGGGCGCGGCTCTGCTCCTGGGCATCACGCTCCTGGTGCTCTTCCTCACCGTGCTCCGCGTCCGCGACCCCACCACGCGGCTCGTCTCGTCGCGGGTCATCGGCTTCGCCCCGGGCCCGGGCCCGGACTTCCAGTTCAACCTCACCATGCTCCTCACCGTGGGCGTGCACAACCCCAACCCGGCGTCCTTCTCGTACGCGTCGGGTGCCGCCCAGCTCTGGTACCGGGGTGTCCTGGTGGGAGTCGCCGGCGTCGACCCCGGCCGCATCCCCAGCAAGGGGGACGGCACCATGGAGCTGGTGATGACCGTGCTGTCCAGCAGCTTCGGCGCGGAGCTGCCGCAGCtggtcaaggacatggaggcCGGCGCGGTGCCGCTGGACGCCAGCGCCAGGGTGCCCGGGAAGGTCGCCATCTTCAGTGTGCTCAAGCTGCGCGCGGTGGCCTACTCTGACTGCCACGTCATCTTCGGCGTGCCAGAGATGAAAGTCCGGAGCCAGGTGTGCCACGACCACGCCAAGCTCTGA
- the LOC136523533 gene encoding mitochondrial arginine transporter BAC1-like gives MAAPKKRLSTLQHRKSRPRHWQWRRRRAAATRKTAAQGKDRLADDDIRRVAVHNCRGPRLGRCFSFLPFSSPHSLPYDGAGVPEGPGHPFHFSPSSAFPSSQTFEYLRPSPVLQMAGAGNAAKEYVAGSAAGVAQVVVGHPFDTVKVKLQAHNTTAHGKVYKNAFHCTSRILLEEGIRGLYKGASSSFIGIAVESSLFFGTYSQAKQLLQGSYEVGRPHLQVIIPSAACSGALISCILTPTELTKCRMQVQGKDVIHGARYSSPLDCAVKTLESEGLKGIFRGGLATLFREAIGNAVFFCTYEYSRYWMHNYLDSLRSSDSSHFVLAKDIGIGVMSGGISGMAFWTATLPLDVAKTIIQTDPDPHVSRNPLQILRMVYKRAGMGGCYAGLGPTLARAFPANAAAIVAWEYSAKILGIKRG, from the exons ATGGCAGCACCAAAAAAGCGACTGTCGACCCTGCAGCACCGAAAGAGCAGGCCACGGCACTGGCAATGGCGCCGGCGACGAGCTGCAGCGACGAGGAAGACGGCGGCGCAGGGGAAGGACCGACTCGCAGATGACGATATC AGAAGAGTCGCTGTGCACAACTGCAGAGGACCTCGTCTCGGCCGGTGCTTCTCGTTCCTTCCTTTCTCCTCCCCGCATTCGCTGCCATACGACGGCGCCGGAGTTCCGGAGGGACCGGGCCATCCTTTCCACTTCTCCCCCAGTTCTGCATTTCCCTCTTCGCAGACATTCGAGTACTTGCGCCCGTCGCCAGTTCTTCAGATGGCCGGAGCGGGCAACGCGGCCAAGGAGTACGTCGCCGGATCCGCTGCCGGCGTCGCCCAGGTCGTAGTCGGCCACCCATTCGACACGGTCAAG GTTAAACTGCAAGCTCATAATACCACAGCTCACGGAAAGGTGTACAAGAATGCGTTCCACTGCACTAGTAGGATACTGCTTGAGGAAGGA ATTAGAGGGCTGTACAAAGGTGCGTCGTCTTCATTTATTGGTATAGCTGTTGAAAGCTCCCTTTTCTTTGGCACATATTCCCAAGCCAAACAGTTATTA cagggaaGCTATGAGGTTGGTAGGCCACATCTACAGGTAATTATCCCTTCTGCTGCATGCAGTGGAGCTCTGATTAGCTGCATCCTCACTCCAACtgagctcaccaag TGCAGAATGCAAGTTCAAGGGAAGGATGTAATCCATGGCGCTAGGTACTCCAGCCCTCTAGATTGTGCTGTGAAAACATTGGAAAGTGAAGGG CTTAAGGGTATATTCCGTGGTGGTTTGGCAACATTATTCAGAGAGGCGATTGGCAATGCTGTCTTCTTCTGCACTTATGAGTACAGTCGATACTGGATGCACAACTATTTGGATTCTCTGAGATCTTCTGATAGCAGTCATTTCGTGCTGGCAAAAGATATTGGGATAGGGGTTATGAGTGGTGGCATTAGTGGAATGGCA TTCTGGACAGCTACCCTACCGCTGGATGTGGCAAAAACCATAATACAGACCGATCCGGACCCTCATGTGAGCCGAAACCCCTTGCAGATTTTGAGAATG GTTTATAAGAGAGCTGGGATGGGTGGCTGTTATGCTGGACTTGGACCAACTCTAGCAAGAGCATTCCCTGCCAATGCAGCAGCAATTGTTGCTTGGGAGTACAGCGCTAAGATTCTTGGTATAAAGCGAGGCTAG